In the genome of Paenibacillus pabuli, the window TCACATCCGAGGTGATTCCGGGGACAGTGCGGTCCAAAATGACAAACGGAATGTTACGTTCCTGGAGCTGCTTCAAGTGATTCAGCGAGCGGTCCCCTGCAGGTGCAAACAGTACACCATCGACGCGGGTAGACAGAATGGTTTCTACATAATTTTTCTCCTTGTCGTAATCCTCGTCGCTATTGCTGAATAAGAGACGGTAACCACGCAGATTGGCAGCATCCTCAGCCCCCCGGGCCAGCGTTGTATAGAAGGGGTTGGTAATATCCGTAATCAACAGTGACAGCATATGAGTCCGTTGCAGCACAAGACTCCGTGCATTCGAGTTGGGTATGTAACCAAGTTCTTCGATGACCTGTTGTACACGCTCGCGTGTAGCCGGGCTAATCCGCCCTGTTTGATTGATAACTTTGGAGACGGTCATGGCGGAGACGTTGGCTTTTTTGGCAATATCATAAATGGTAATCAATAGAATCTGACCTTTCCGAAACGTAGTCTTTCCATTCTATAGGATAATGCCAATTGACAGCAAGATAGGCTCATGCTATCTTAGGGTTACCGATAACCCTAATTATACAAAAAGTTGATTTATTTCAGTATAACCGCTCTTCATTTTAGCTCACATCGCTTCCTTCATACTTCATCGCAGGACAGCATAATGGACTCAATAATATAGAGCGGTTTATTTAATTAAGTATTTGTAAACGCATTCATAATAAAAAATAAGCGTGACATGCAATGGTAGTTTGTTACCTCGGGTATCGGTGAACAGAAGGAAGAGACTCGATAATTTGCCCCATCAAAACTGCACAAGGACAAGGCAGAAGTCATTCGTACCTATTCTTGAAACCATTGAAGGAGGACGTTTTAGTATGACACATCAGGATTACCGTTATAAACAGGCATTTCCCAAGATTGGTATTCGTCCAACAATTGACGGCAGACGCAAGGGTGTTCGCGAATCGTTAGAAGAACAAACGATGCGCATGGCAACTTCTGTTGCCGAGCTGCTCTCAGCAGAACTTCGTTATCCCGATGGTACGCCGGTAGAATGCATCGTTGCCGAGTCCTGTATTGGTGGTGTGAACGAGGCAGCGGCAGCAGCGGAACTATTCAGTCGCTCCAACGTGGGCGTGACCATTACCGTCACACCTTGCTGGTGTTATGGAACAGAAACGATGGATATGTCTCCATCCATTCCCACGGCGATCTGGGGCTTTAACGGAACTGAACGTCCGGGTGCAGTATATTTGGCAGCAGTACTCTCTGCCCATGCACAGAAGGGGATTCCGGCTTTTGGCATCTATGGTGAGGACGTTCAGGATGGAGGAGATACAACGATTCCTGATGACGTTCGTGAGAAGTTGCTTCGTTTCAGCCGTGCGGGCCTTGCCGCTGCAACCTTGAAGGGACGTGCTTATCTATCCATCGGCTCAGTATCCATGGGTATTGCTGGCTCCATCGTGAACGATTCCTTTTTCCAAGAGTATCTTGGCATGAGAAATGAATATGTGGATATGAGTGAGCTTACTCGTCGTATAGAGGAAGAAATCTACGATCCCGAGGAGTATAAGCTGGCACTGGCTTGGGTGAAGGAGAACTGTAGTGAAGGACCGGACAACAATCCTGCCCATCTGCAGACAGACCGTAAACGCAAAGAATATGAATGGGAAACGGTTGTGAAGATGACCCAGATCGTACGTGACCTGATGGCAGGTAATCCGAAGCTGGCCGAGCTGGGATTCACAGAAGAATCCATGGGCCACCACGCGATTGTCTCCGGGTTTCAGGGACAACGACAGTGGACAGATCATTCACCCAACGGAGATTTTCTGGAGTCCATTCTGAATTCATCCTTTGACTGGAATGGCAAACGCGCGCCTTATCTGGTGGCAACAGAGAACGACAGCCTGAATGGAGTGTCGATGTTATTTGGTTCCTTGCTTACACATACTGCGCAGATCTTCGCAGATGTACGCACCTATTGGAGCCCGGATTCGGTAAAACGGGTTACAGGACACCAGTTGGAAGGAAATGCAAAGGACGGTATTCTGCATCTGATCAACTCCGGTTCTGCGGCATTGGATGGTACAGGGCAACAATCAAGAGCGGGTGAGCCTGTGCTTAAGCCTTTCTGGGAAATTACAGACGAAGAGGTTCAGGACTGCCTGAAAGCGACCTCATGGCGTCCGGCATCCGTCGAATATTTCCGGGGCGGCGGCTATTCGGCTGATTTCCTGACCAAGGGCGGCATGCCTGTTACGATGACGCGTCTTAATTTAGTTAAAGGACTAGGCCCAGTACTGCAAGTGGCTCAAGGTTACACGGTCGACCTTCCTGAGGATGTGCATGATACGCTGGATCAGCGGACAGATCCGACTTGGCCATCCACCTGGTTTGCACCTGTTCTGACGGGCTCAGGGGCTTTTACTTCGGTCTATGAAGTGATGAATCAATGGGGTGCGAACCATGGCTCCATCTCTTATGGACATATCGGAGCGGATTTGCTGACACTTGCCTCCATGCTTCGTATCCCGGTGAGTATGCATAACGTACCGGAATCTGAGATTTTCCGTCCGCGTGCCTGGGGACTGTTTGGCACAAGTGAACCGGAAAGTGCCGATTACCGGGCGTGCAGTGTATTTGGACCTTTGTATCGTTAAAAGCAACATTCCATTCCTGTCATACGCCATGTTCCTTATGAAATAAAGGTAGCATGGCGTTCTCTTGAGAGCTGTGTTCAGAACTTGATTACTGCTTAACGCCTAGGGCTAAGGAGGCTTGGAAGAATGGGCAATGAAGCAACACATGTGCTTGCGGCAGATTACGGCGCCGGAAGCGGCCGGGTGGTCCGTGGGACCTTTGACGGGAGCAAGCTCTCGTTACAGGAAGTGCATCGATTCAGTAACGATCCTGTACACCTGGGGGATGGATTGTACTGGGATTTCCTGCGCCTTTTCCACGAACTGAAACAAGGGATTGTAAAGGGCATGCAAGGCATCTCCCAACCGGTCCGTTCCATCGCTGTGGATACGTGGGGAGTCGACTATGGATTAGTGGACGGGGAGGGAAGATTATGCTTCAACCCCCGCCATTACCGGGAATCGCGTAATGCGAAGTGGATGGAAGAAGTTCTGCGCATGGTGAATGAAGAAGAGTTGTATTCCATGTCCGGTGTGCTGCCACAACAGATTAATACCGTATTTCAACTGCTTGGAAGTGTGCGCGAGCACTCGGAAGGTCTGCGGCCAGATGTGCGCATGTTATTGATGCCAGATTTATTTAACTATTATCTATCTGGTCAGCAGGCCAGCGAGTACACAATTGCCAGTACAAGCGGACTGTTGCATGCCGGCGAGGTCCGTTGGAATGAACAATTGATTGGCCGTCTGGGTATCCCGGAGACGTTATTTCCACCTCTCGTACAGCCAGGCACGGTGCTGGGGCAGTTAACGGATGACTTGTGTGCAGAGTTGAAGACAGGGCCGATGCAAGTGATATCTGTAGGTTCACATGATACTGCCTCTGCCTTGGCAGCCATTCCTGCGACAGATTCCGAATTCGCCTTTATTAGCTGCGGCACTTGGTCTCTGATGGGCGTGGAACGCGACAGTCCTGTATTGGATAATCGTAGTCGTCAACTAGGGTTCACCAATGAAGGTACGGTAAATGGCAAGGTGCGAACCTTGAAGAATCGATCAGGCCTGTGGTTGCTGCAGGAGTGCAAACGGCAGTGGGAACGGGAGAATCAACGTTTTACCCATGAGGAACTCGTCCAGCTTGCTGCTTCGGCAACCGCCCATCAATGTTATGTCTTGCCAGGTGATGGAGTGTATTTGGCCCCTGGTGACATGCCATTGCGAATCCAGCAGCAGTGCAGTGCCAGCGGGCAAGCAATACCCGAAACGACCGGAGCCATTGTTCGTTGTATTCTCGAAAGTTTGGCGCTGGAGTTCAGACAGACTCTCGATGAACTGGAACTGATTACTGGCACCCGGCCACGGGTGATTCATATGGTCGGTGGCGGTGTGCATAATCGTTTATTGTGCCAATTTACGGCTAATGCAGCAGGTATTCCAGTGATAGCAGGACCTGCTGAGGCAACTTCAGCCGGAAATTGCATGCTGCAATTTCTGGCCCATGGCGAAGTAAGCAGCTTGTCCGAGATACGAGAAGTTATGGCTTCTTCCTTTTCTCCCGAAAGTTATGAGCCAGAAGACACCGCAAGATGGCTGGAAGGCTACCAAATCTACCAAAACCTGAATCAAACCTTGGCGAACAGATCCCATTAGATGAGTATTTTGGCACTAGAGCGATAAAAGTTGATTCTGCAAACTCTTGAAATAGAAAAAGTCAAAGGAGTGGAGAAGATCATGTCTGAACAACAGGTAAGAGAAGAATTGACCAAATATGCCCGTAGAGCGGTTGCTCAAGGGCTAGTGGTAGGACCAGGAGGGAATCTGAGCGCACGTTCCGAAGGAACGATGCTGCTTTCGCCGAGTGGTTATGCACTTGAGGATCTGGAGCCTGACGATTGGATCGCGATAGATATTGCGACAGGAGAGACACGTGCCGGATCGACACGTCCTTCCTCCGAAGTATTAATGCATTTGTACAGTTATCGTGTAAATCCGGAGATCCAGGCTATTGTGCATACACATCCGGCATACACCATCGCCCTGAGTCTCGTTTTCAATGAATTGCCTCATTTGTTCCCTGATCAGTCGGCACTAGTGGGCGATATCGGTTTTGTCCCTTATGTACTGCCCACGACCAAACTTCTTGCTGATGCAGTAGCTGCTAAGGTTGAAGAGCACACAGCGCTCATTCTCGTCAACCACGGATTGGTTACGACAGGTAAAAACCTGCGCGAAGCCTACTACCGCACCCAGGTGGTGGAGGAAAGCGCCAAGGTGTACATGATCGCCAAGGCAGCTGGGGAGCCTAAAGTGCTTACTGCGGAACAATACAAGGAGATCCAATCTCTTGAAAGTGAAGCCTACCGCGTACAGCTGCTGCAACAACTCAAGTCATAATTGAATATTTATAATCAAACGAAGCATATAAAGGTTATCTCAACAAGAGCAGATTACGTCCTTCAGAAAAAAATCTGGAAAGGATGTGATTTGCTCTTTTTTTATTTTGGATCACAAAGGTCCTATATGATGAAAAAAATAATACATAGTAATTGGGTAAGAATTATTGAAATTATTATCGATTGAAGGTATACTGTCGTTAATCATCAGTGAGTAACAACAAAAGAACTACAATTATTATATATGAGGAGTGGATTTAGTGGGTCCTGAGCTAAACGAATTGGAGTTGGAATACGAACTGCTGAAGCAGCTTCGGGACGCGAGCGCTCCCATCGGGGCCAGCACGTTGGTTCATACCCTGGGCAAAACGTACGGTCTAAGTCAGGCTACAATCGGAAGAAGACTTATGGAGATGGACGTTGAAGGTTTCACGTTACTGAAGGGACGGAAGGGAAGGCTTCTGACCGAACAGGGGCTGGAGCGAATCAAGATTCTGGAGAAGGAGTTACAGCAAAAAAGTGTGAATTCTCAGCTCATTCAGATGCTCAACCATTCCGGTGAAAAGGCTCTGCTTGATGTCCTTGTAGCCAGAAGGGCTCTGGAACGGGAGATTGCTTCCCTGGCGGCACAGCGAGCCTCAAAAGAATACATATTTCTGCTTGAAGCCTCCATAGCTACCCAGAATCAATTGCTTTCCCAGAATATTATTCCTTACGAGGAGGACCGGGAATTTCACAGGCTGCTGGCTTATGCGGCTCAAAACCAGATTCTTCTGCATGCGGTTGAACTGGTCTGGGAGACAAGCCGTGATTTCCTGGAAACAGCTTATATTAGGCAAAGAGTAGGAAGCGAACTGGTCGTGGACCATCAGCAGATTCTGGAGGCTGTAGCAGCGGGCTCACCTGAACAGGCTGAAGCGGCAATGGTGAATCATATCAACCAGATGATTGAGGATGTCAAACGATATTTTGCCATGCAGAACCTTAATATAACTTCGGATGAGACCCGGTGATAAAGGAGTTGAGCTTGTGAAAACAATTTATCGATTAGGTATAGATATCGGAGGCACATTCACGGATGCCCTGGTTATGGACAATCATGGCAGGGTGATTGCGGCACTGAAGACACCATCGATTGCAGCAGCTCCGGAACAGGCGATTTTTAATGCACTTGATCAGCTCAAGGAAAGCGGAGTGGATCTTCATGAGATCGATTTGTTTGTGCATGGAACAACGCTTGGTGTTAACACTCTAATTGAGCGTAACGGCGCAGTTACAGGTCTGTTGGTCACCAAAGGTTTCAGGGATATCCTTGAAATTCGGAGGCTCCGACTGGAGGATACAACCAATCTGTATGGTGACAAGACCGATGCGCTTGTTCCGAGACATCTCGTCAAGGAAGTGCATGAACGAACGCTTGCGAACGGAAACATACTTCAACCACTGAATCGCGAACAACTGCTTCAAGTGGTCGACGAGCTGGTGGAAGAGGGAATTACAGCCTTGGCGATCAGTTTCCTGCACGCTTATGTCAATCCTGCTCATGAGCAGCTCGCAGAAGAGTTAATCAAGGAACGTCATCCGCACCTGTTTCTCTGCAGAAGCAGTGCCATTTGGCCACAACAGCGTGAATTCGAACGCACACTTGCTACAGCCATGAATGCATATGTTGGGGAGCGCATGGGATCATACTTTCTGCGCCTGCAAGAAGGAATTGGCGCTTACAGTTTGAAAGCCAATTTGCTATCCACGATGTCCAATGGTGGAATCATGACGGCAGCCAGAGCGGCCAAAGAACCTGTACGTACTCTTCTGTCCGGACCTGCTTCTGGCGTAATCGCCGCAACCCATATTGCCGAGCAGGCCGGCATTCGTCAAGTCATCACGTTCGACATGGGCGGGACAAGCGTTGATGTCGCCCTCATCGATAATGAGCCTGCCTATTCTACCGAGAATAAGGTTGGAGATTTTCCAGTCATCATTCCCGCTGTGGATGTAACCGCGATTGGAGCGGGTGGGGGCTCAATTTCTTGGCTCGATTCCGTAGGCGTACTCAAGGTGGGACCACGAAGCGCAGGAGCCAATCCGGGTCCAGCCTCCTATCATCGTGGGGGAGAAGAGCCAACAACGACGGATGCTTATTTGCAACTGGGCATTTTGCAGGCTGATCGATTCCTTGGCGGACAGATGCGTCTGCACCCGGAGCTTGCAGAACGTGCTCTGGGCAATCTTGGCGAACGGCTTGGACTAAGTCCCACGCAAACTGCACAGGCCATTCTTGATGTGGCCACCGCCAATATGTACGCCCAGTTCTCTCCGCTCATGGCACGCAAGGGTGTTGATCCTCGTGACTTTACGCTGCTCGCCTATGGTGGAGCTGGGCCAATGCATGCTTTTCTCATGGCGCGTGAAGTGGGCATCCGCCGAGTGCTGATCCCGCCATCTCCAGGAACACTTTGTGCCATGGGCTGCACGGTTGCCAACCTTCGCAATGATTTCGTTCATACCTTGCACAAAAGCAGTCAAACGCTTGAGCCTGGCGAGTTAGCAAATCTATACACCAGACTTGAAGATCAAGGGCGTAGCTGGGTTGAAGAGGAAGCCCGCGGCGGAGTGAAACTGGAACATATCTATTGCTTATACAGCGCCGACATGCGTTATGAAGGTCAGGCCTTTGATTTGGAGATTAACCTCACATCCGAAGAAATCGCCGATCCTGAGAAAGCAAGGGACAAATTCCATGGGTACTACCATAATGTGTTTGGCATCAGCCAGCCGGAAGCTGATGTGATGTTCGTTAGTCTGAGAGCGACCATTGTTGGCATTCTGCCCACCCAAAGTACGGCGTCTCCGGCAGAGTTGCCATTCGATGAGAGTGAAGCAGAAGAACGGATCATCACTTTTGACCACCAACAGCAAACAGCAAAAGTTCTAAAGAGGGGACAGGTCCCACTGGATATGCCCATTCACGGGCCCATTATTGTGGAGGAATATGATACAACCATTTTCATCCCGCCTGGCTTTACGGTATACCGGGATGGATACGGGAATGTGATTGGGGAGGTGGAGCAATGATTGGCGACAAGGTTTTTCTTGAGATTTTCAACAACCGGATTCAGGCTGCGGTGGAGGAAATGGCCAATGTCGTGCTGCGCACGGGATTCACTGCTTTTGTTAAAGAAACGGGCGATTTTGGAACTTATCTCTTGTCACCATCCGGGGAAACGTTTGGTTCACCATTGGAAACGGGTTACAATCTGTCCCTTGGCATACCCGCAGCGGCGACCATAAACAGCATTACAGACTGGAAGGAAGGTGATCTGGTCATCTGCAATGATCCTTATTCCACCAAAGGCATGGTGACACATCTACCGGATGTTCATCTGATCAAGCCCTATTTTCACAAAGGGGAAATCATCGCATACGGCATGTGCTTTGTTCATTCATCCGATGTAGGTGGTAAGGTACCTGGGAGCGTATCCCCAAGCGCCTACGATATTCATATGGAAGGCATTCGAATTGCGCCAGTCAAGCTGTATGAAGCAGGCGTTCTTAATGAGCAGATACTGCGCATGTTTCTGGACAACAGCCGCATTCCGGAGCAAAACCTCGGTGACCTCAAGGCACTGATGGCAGCCTTGAATCGGGGAGAACAGCGACTTGAAGAGCTTATCGACCGCTACGGTGTAGAGCGAATTCAGCAGGGCATTGAGCATTTGCTGGAATACGCTGAGTTGAAGGCCCGAGTCATCGTACAGGAGATCCCCGACGGTTCGTATGAGTTCTGGGACTATCTGGAGAAAGGTCCTGGCGGTTATCCCATCCGTTTGCGCTGCAAAATGACGGTAGCCGGCAGTGACATTCACCTGGACTTTAGCGGTACCGACCCTCAGGTCAGAGCTTCGTTCAATATTCCTACCCACAATCAACAGGGGCATTATATGCTGGTTCCCGCGCTCATTCGTTATTTCCGTACGCTCGATCCGACGATCCCATGGAATTCGGGCATGATTCGCATGGTGAAAAATTACGCACCGCCAGCTTCAGTTCTCAACCCGGAGCCGATGGCAGCGGTTGGGGCACGAGCAGCTACCTTTATTCGGCTGATGGATGTCATCACAGGCGCTCTTGGAAAAGCTCAGGCCAGCAAGGTTCCCGCCGCAGGAGCCGGACAGGCATGCATCGTTATGATGGCGATGACAGATGCGTCTGATGGCAAGAAAAAAGTTGGCGTGATCCAGCCAATATGCGGCGGTTCAGGAGCAAGACCGATGAAAGACGGGATTGATGGCATGGATTTTGCCGTGGGTCATCTTCGAAATATTCCTGCGGAAACAGTAGAATCCGAGATGCCTGTGCTCATAGAGCATTATGGCCTTCGTGCTGATTCCGCTGGTGCTGGAACTTTCCGTGGTGGAAGCGGAATCGACCTGTGTGTCAAAATTCTTACACCAGATACCGTAATGACAGCCAGAAATATGGAGCGTATGGAGTTTCATCCGTGGGGAAGGCTTGGCGGAGGTGTAGGTAGCCATGGGGAAGCGATTCTCAATGCTGGACGTGCAAGTGAACATCATCTGGGAAGAATTGATGAGTTGCTGCTTCAACCCGGAGAAACGGTGACGTTCCTGTCACAGGGCGGAGGTGGATATGGCGATCCATTTGATCGGGATCCACTGCTGGTTCTGGAGGATGTTAGAAGAGGGCTGGTATCCACAGAAAAAGCTCTTGAACTGTATGGTGTCGTCATAGAAGGCCGGAATCTGAACGAGAGTGAGACCAGACAGTTGCGGACCAAGCGAGAACGGCAGCAGGAAGAATTCGATTATGGCTGGACAAGGAAGCAGTTCGAGAACATATGGACTGACGAGAT includes:
- a CDS encoding L-fucose isomerase, translated to MTHQDYRYKQAFPKIGIRPTIDGRRKGVRESLEEQTMRMATSVAELLSAELRYPDGTPVECIVAESCIGGVNEAAAAAELFSRSNVGVTITVTPCWCYGTETMDMSPSIPTAIWGFNGTERPGAVYLAAVLSAHAQKGIPAFGIYGEDVQDGGDTTIPDDVREKLLRFSRAGLAAATLKGRAYLSIGSVSMGIAGSIVNDSFFQEYLGMRNEYVDMSELTRRIEEEIYDPEEYKLALAWVKENCSEGPDNNPAHLQTDRKRKEYEWETVVKMTQIVRDLMAGNPKLAELGFTEESMGHHAIVSGFQGQRQWTDHSPNGDFLESILNSSFDWNGKRAPYLVATENDSLNGVSMLFGSLLTHTAQIFADVRTYWSPDSVKRVTGHQLEGNAKDGILHLINSGSAALDGTGQQSRAGEPVLKPFWEITDEEVQDCLKATSWRPASVEYFRGGGYSADFLTKGGMPVTMTRLNLVKGLGPVLQVAQGYTVDLPEDVHDTLDQRTDPTWPSTWFAPVLTGSGAFTSVYEVMNQWGANHGSISYGHIGADLLTLASMLRIPVSMHNVPESEIFRPRAWGLFGTSEPESADYRACSVFGPLYR
- a CDS encoding rhamnulokinase, yielding MGNEATHVLAADYGAGSGRVVRGTFDGSKLSLQEVHRFSNDPVHLGDGLYWDFLRLFHELKQGIVKGMQGISQPVRSIAVDTWGVDYGLVDGEGRLCFNPRHYRESRNAKWMEEVLRMVNEEELYSMSGVLPQQINTVFQLLGSVREHSEGLRPDVRMLLMPDLFNYYLSGQQASEYTIASTSGLLHAGEVRWNEQLIGRLGIPETLFPPLVQPGTVLGQLTDDLCAELKTGPMQVISVGSHDTASALAAIPATDSEFAFISCGTWSLMGVERDSPVLDNRSRQLGFTNEGTVNGKVRTLKNRSGLWLLQECKRQWERENQRFTHEELVQLAASATAHQCYVLPGDGVYLAPGDMPLRIQQQCSASGQAIPETTGAIVRCILESLALEFRQTLDELELITGTRPRVIHMVGGGVHNRLLCQFTANAAGIPVIAGPAEATSAGNCMLQFLAHGEVSSLSEIREVMASSFSPESYEPEDTARWLEGYQIYQNLNQTLANRSH
- a CDS encoding class II aldolase/adducin family protein; translation: MSEQQVREELTKYARRAVAQGLVVGPGGNLSARSEGTMLLSPSGYALEDLEPDDWIAIDIATGETRAGSTRPSSEVLMHLYSYRVNPEIQAIVHTHPAYTIALSLVFNELPHLFPDQSALVGDIGFVPYVLPTTKLLADAVAAKVEEHTALILVNHGLVTTGKNLREAYYRTQVVEESAKVYMIAKAAGEPKVLTAEQYKEIQSLESEAYRVQLLQQLKS
- a CDS encoding FCD domain-containing protein, producing the protein MGPELNELELEYELLKQLRDASAPIGASTLVHTLGKTYGLSQATIGRRLMEMDVEGFTLLKGRKGRLLTEQGLERIKILEKELQQKSVNSQLIQMLNHSGEKALLDVLVARRALEREIASLAAQRASKEYIFLLEASIATQNQLLSQNIIPYEEDREFHRLLAYAAQNQILLHAVELVWETSRDFLETAYIRQRVGSELVVDHQQILEAVAAGSPEQAEAAMVNHINQMIEDVKRYFAMQNLNITSDETR
- a CDS encoding hydantoinase/oxoprolinase family protein produces the protein MKTIYRLGIDIGGTFTDALVMDNHGRVIAALKTPSIAAAPEQAIFNALDQLKESGVDLHEIDLFVHGTTLGVNTLIERNGAVTGLLVTKGFRDILEIRRLRLEDTTNLYGDKTDALVPRHLVKEVHERTLANGNILQPLNREQLLQVVDELVEEGITALAISFLHAYVNPAHEQLAEELIKERHPHLFLCRSSAIWPQQREFERTLATAMNAYVGERMGSYFLRLQEGIGAYSLKANLLSTMSNGGIMTAARAAKEPVRTLLSGPASGVIAATHIAEQAGIRQVITFDMGGTSVDVALIDNEPAYSTENKVGDFPVIIPAVDVTAIGAGGGSISWLDSVGVLKVGPRSAGANPGPASYHRGGEEPTTTDAYLQLGILQADRFLGGQMRLHPELAERALGNLGERLGLSPTQTAQAILDVATANMYAQFSPLMARKGVDPRDFTLLAYGGAGPMHAFLMAREVGIRRVLIPPSPGTLCAMGCTVANLRNDFVHTLHKSSQTLEPGELANLYTRLEDQGRSWVEEEARGGVKLEHIYCLYSADMRYEGQAFDLEINLTSEEIADPEKARDKFHGYYHNVFGISQPEADVMFVSLRATIVGILPTQSTASPAELPFDESEAEERIITFDHQQQTAKVLKRGQVPLDMPIHGPIIVEEYDTTIFIPPGFTVYRDGYGNVIGEVEQ
- a CDS encoding hydantoinase B/oxoprolinase family protein; amino-acid sequence: MIGDKVFLEIFNNRIQAAVEEMANVVLRTGFTAFVKETGDFGTYLLSPSGETFGSPLETGYNLSLGIPAAATINSITDWKEGDLVICNDPYSTKGMVTHLPDVHLIKPYFHKGEIIAYGMCFVHSSDVGGKVPGSVSPSAYDIHMEGIRIAPVKLYEAGVLNEQILRMFLDNSRIPEQNLGDLKALMAALNRGEQRLEELIDRYGVERIQQGIEHLLEYAELKARVIVQEIPDGSYEFWDYLEKGPGGYPIRLRCKMTVAGSDIHLDFSGTDPQVRASFNIPTHNQQGHYMLVPALIRYFRTLDPTIPWNSGMIRMVKNYAPPASVLNPEPMAAVGARAATFIRLMDVITGALGKAQASKVPAAGAGQACIVMMAMTDASDGKKKVGVIQPICGGSGARPMKDGIDGMDFAVGHLRNIPAETVESEMPVLIEHYGLRADSAGAGTFRGGSGIDLCVKILTPDTVMTARNMERMEFHPWGRLGGGVGSHGEAILNAGRASEHHLGRIDELLLQPGETVTFLSQGGGGYGDPFDRDPLLVLEDVRRGLVSTEKALELYGVVIEGRNLNESETRQLRTKRERQQEEFDYGWTRKQFENIWTDEMQVSLNQALLNVPLALRDYLKRQTMGVVEEKQTASVSVSPHEISGIMEGLRQKIGLQ